The sequence CATTGCCCATGACCACGCCGTGGGCGCCCAGGTCGAACAGCGACAGGTCGTTCAGGGAGTCGCCGGCCACGAGCAGGGCGCACACCGGCCAGCCCAGCATGCGGGCGAGTTCCCGGAGAGCCGCTCCCTTGCCCGCATTCACGGGCAGGACGTCGAAGTAGCGGCCGGCGGAGTACGTCCACGAGCAGCCGAGTTCGGCCACCGCCGCCTTCAGGTCTGCGGTCAGGTGCTCGGGAGGCAGGTAGAAGGAGCACCGTCCCTCCTGGACGACTCCGTCCTGGTGGGCGAGGCCGGTGAAGCCCTCCAGCGCGGAGCGCACCCGGTCCGCGCCGGGCCAGCCGGCCCGCAGTCGTGTCTCCAGGGCATCGAGGTGGCTGCCCGCGACGGCGTCGACGACGCTGGCCCCGACGTCGGCGATGATCCAGCGCGGCACGGGCACCAGCGGGTCGGCGGCCAGCACCGACCGCACGGAGTGCACCGAGCGGCCGGTGGCGAAGACCACGGTGATGCACGGGTGCAGGTCCAGCAGATGGCGCAGCCTGCGGCGTGCTCGGTCGTCACCGGCCAGGAGGGTGCCGTCAAGGTCGGTGACCAGCACCCGGGCGGCGTCGTGTGAGGGCCGCACGGCTGCGGGGCGAGCGGTCCGACGGTGGGCGATGTACGGGGCGTTGACCACCACTCCTCCTGGAAGCAACTTTCTGTAATGGGTCGATGCCTTACAGTGATATTCTCAGTGCTGGTGCACCCCAGCCACCCAGCACAGGAGCCCCGGAGGCGCCATGCACGACGCCGATCCCGCATGCGCGGAGCTGGTGTCCGCCGCACGCAACACACCAGCCGACGTGGTCACCCACCTGCTGCACAGCGACGATCCACGCACCGTCCGGCTCGGGCGGGCGGTCCAGGCGGTGCAGGCGGTCCCGGGCAGCAGCCAGGCCCCGCCACCGGTGGAACCCGCCGACGGGGCCCGCATCATCGACCCGATCACTCACGACCCTGCCTGGTGAACAGACGGCAGCGGGCAGACGCCAGAAGGCCTGGGCATGAACTCGCCCTGGACTGCGGGAGGTTGGAGGTGCCTGGAGGAGGCGTACACCCCGGCCGGGCCCGACGGGCGGTCGCCCCTCCGCAGTCACCATGGTCAACCGCGGCCCCAGGACGGCCAGTTCCGTCCTGGCGCCTTCGCGGCTGACGCCGGCCGGACGTTCTCCGTCGGCGGCTCACCGGCCCGCAGCTGTACGAGCCGTGCCGGCCGTCGTCCGTCCCGCTTTCTGTGCGCACGGTGGGCTCTTCGGCCATCTGCCGGTCCGTTCGCGGCGGTTTGCCGCCCGCGAGGGGAGACATGCGGCCCGCCGGTGAAGGATCCTGTCCGTGGAGAGACGACTGTCCCGTGACGGGAGCACGCCCGAACCCGAGCAGGCAGAGGGCGGACGGAGATGACAGGGCCGTTGTTGACGGTAGGCGTGGAGGAGGAGTTCCTCCTCGTCGATCCGCACTCGCGCTTGCTGGTGCCGATGGCCGTGCCGGTCATCGCAGCCGCCCAGGACAAGCTCGGCGACCTGGTCGCCCCGGAGCTGACCTGCTACCAGGTCGAGACGCGCACCGAGCCCCACCGGGACCTGCGCGCGCTTGCCGAACAGCTCTACGCCAACCGTCTGTGCCTGTCGCGCGCGGCCGCCGCACACGGGGCCGGACTGGTCTCCAGCGGCACCCCGGTCCTGGCCCCCGCTGGTGCCCCGCCGCTCATGCCGGGTCGCCGCTACGAACGCAGTGCGCGGTCTTTCGGGGCGCTGGACGAGGAGCAGGTCTGCTGCGCCTGTCACGTTCACGTCGGTATGGACAGCCGGGAAGAGGCCGTCCAGGTCAGCAATCACCTGCGGCGCTGGATCGCGGTGCTGATCGCGGTCGCGGCGAACTCACCGCTGTGGGGCGGACGGGACACCGGCCACGCCAGCTGGCGCACCGTGTGCTGGGCACGCTGGCCGGCTGCCGGTCCTCCACCGCACTTCGAGTCCGCCGGGCACTACGACGACCTGGTCGCCACCCTCATCGGCACCGGCGTCGTACTCGACGCCGGCGGGATCTACTGGGACATCCGGCCCTCCCATCACCTGCCCACCCTCGAGGTGCGCCTCGCGGATGCGGGCCTGACCGTCGACGACACCCTGCTGATCACCGCTCTGGTACGGGCGGCGGCCGCCGTCGCGCTGGCCGAGGTCCGCGCGGGCCGTACCGCCCCGCAGCCCGAGCCTCACCTGCTCCGCGCGGCGTCGTGGCGTTCCGCGCACGACGGCCTCACCGGAACAGTCCTCGACCCGCTCTCGCGCGAGCCGGCCCCCTCCTCACGGCAGATACGCAGCCTCCTGGCCTGGCTCCGCCCCGCCCTCGCCTGGAACGGCGACACCACCCTGGTCGACTCGCTGCTGTCCCGGCTCCATCTCCACGGCACCGGAGCAGTCCGCCAGCGCGCCGCCCTGCGGCGCCGGCAGCGCCCGGCCGACACCGTCGACTACCTCTTGGCCCGCACCCTGACCGCCCCCGGCAGCCACCACCACTGACACCAGGCAATGCCTGCCTTGCCGTTGCCAGGTGCCCAGCGCAGTCTGGTCCTATGGGCGCTCAGGACGGCCCCACGCTCATCACGTCCGTGCAGCGGGCCTTCCGGTTGCTGGAGGCGGTGAGCGCGCACGAGAACGGCGCGCCGGCGAAACTGCTGGCACGCGAGACCGAGCTGCCCCTGGCCACCGCCTATCACCTGCTGCGCACCCTGGTGCACGACGGATACGTGCGCAAGCTGCCCGACGGCGGCTTCGTCCTGGGCGACAAGCTGGTTTCCCTGCACTCGGCGGGCCGCACACAGACACTGCTCAGCCGCGTCCGCCCGGCGCTCGCCGCCCTGCGGGACGAGCTGTCCACGGCCACCTACCTCACGTTCTACGAGGACGGTGAGATCCGGGTCGCCGAGATCGTCGACAGCCCCCGTACCCCGCGGGTGGATCTGTGGGTGGGGTTCGAGGATGCCGGCCATGCCACCGCACTGGGCAAGACCGTGCTGCGCGAGATGGACGAGGCCGCTCGCCGGGACTACCTGTCCAGGCACCACCTCGCGGATCTCACGCCGCGGACGATCACCAGCGTTCCGGAGCTGCTGCGCAGGATCGAGTCCTCCGCCCTGGCGCCGGCGGTCACGGATCTGGAGGAGTACGCGCTCGGCACGGTGTGCGTCGCCGTGCCCGTGTACAGCGGTGACACCCTCGGCTCGCTCGGTGTCTCTTTGCCGGTGGAACGGCAGGCCCTGCTGCAGGAGATCCGCGCACGCCTGCTCCCGATCGCGAGCCGGGTGACCAGGAGTCTCTCGCTCACTATCTGAAAATCCGCTCCTTGTGGCTGCCCCCGGCCAGCCCGTTTCCTTGACGAAAGGGACATTTCGGGTGCGCACCCCAGACCGGCGAGGACAGCGGACGAAACATGAGTCAGGCCCGACACCATGGCGGCGACCACACGCGGTTGCGGCTGTTCAGGAAACGTACGGCCGCTGCCCGGGGATGGGTCCGCCGGTGTGCCGGGGGGCATCTGGCCGCCGGGATGTGCGTGCTGCCGGTTGTGGTCCTCGCCGTCGTCGTGTTCCTCGACATCGTCGGAGGGAGCTGGCTGCCCCTGCTGGCGGCCGGACCCGCGCTGGCCGCCGCCACCAACGGGCCGCGCGGCGTGCTGGGCGTCGGGCTCCTGGCCGCGACACTGGGTGCGCTGCTGGGGCACGTGAGCGGGGCCCCGACCGGTGAGCCCGCGGCCGTACTGACCGCCCTGCTGGCCGTCACCGCGGCCAGCGGCCTGGCCAGCGCGCTGCGCGGCCGTCGGGAACGGGTGCTCGCCGCCGTCCGCTCGGTCGCCGAGACCGCCCAGCACGCGCTGCTCCAGCCCGTCCCGGAGACCGTCGGCCCGTTCCAGGTGGCCGTCCGCTACAGCGCGGCGGCGGCCGAGGCCCGGATCGGCGGGGACCTGTACGCCTTGGTGCCCACCCCGCACGGAGTCAGGCTGATCGTCGGAGATGTCCGTGGCAAGGGGCTGCCGGCCGTGGAGACGGCCGCACTCGTGCTCGGGGTGTTCCGCGAGGCCGCCTATGACGAGCCCGACCTGCTCGCCGTCGTCGGCAGGATCGAGCGGAGCCTTGCCCGCAACCTCGGCGCGGACGACTTCGTCACCGCGGTGGTCGCCGGATATCCCCGGTCAGGGCACTTGGAGGTCGTGAACTGCGGACACGCGCCCCCGCTGCTGATATCCGCCCGCGGAGACGTCACGGCGGTGGAGGCCACTCATCCGGCCCCGCCCCTCGGACTGCGTTCCCTCGCCGGTCAGGCCCCCCGCCTCCAGCATCTGCCCTTCGCCGTGGGAGACCAGCTGCTGCTCTACACCGACGGGGTCACCGAGGCCCGCGATCACGCCCGCGAGTTCTATCCGCTGGCCGCGGGCGTGGCCCGGCACGTGTCCGACGACCCGGCACGCACGCTCAGCGCGGTCCATGAAGAGCTGCTGGCGCATGTGGGGGGCCGGCTGCACGACGACGCCGCCCTGCTCCTGCTCCGCAAGCAGACCGCGGACGAGCAGGTCCCCGCGCTGCCCCGGATGGAGGCCGCGCTCTAGACCGCTCTAGACCCTGTCGTCACATTCCCGTCTGCCCCACGACGGGAACTCGACGACAGGGTCTAGTCGGCCGCGAGATCGGCCCACCGGGTGACCCCGCCGGCGTGGACGCGTATGCCATGACGCGTCGCCAGGGCATGGACGATCGTCTGGCCCCGGCCGTGCTCGTCCGGGTCGGTCCCGGCCAGGAGCTGGCCCACCGGGAGCGCGGGTCCCGCGTCGGTGACCTCGATGCGGGCGCCGTCGCCCGGTACCCAGGAAAGCCGCAGCACAGCCGGTGGGCAGGCGTGCATGATCGCGTTGGTGACCAGCTCGGACACCACGAGGAGCGCGTCCTCGACGATTGCCGGAGACACGCTCCACTCGGCGAGGACCGCTGCCACACTTCGGCGTACGGCCGAGACGGCGCCGGCGACCGGCGCCACGGGACACACGTGTTCGTATGCCGCCCGAAGCAGCGTGTTGAGCTGTGCCGCCATGGTCTCTCCCGGTGATGTGTGCGGCCGGTCCGGCGCCGTGTCTCGGCACATACCGGCTGTGCAGCAAGCTACGGAGACAATTCGGGCGGGTCAATGAACGTCGGTCGGCATTACCGAACGGTGGGCCGCCGTGCGGCTCCGCAGGGACCGCACGCCCGTACGGCGAAGCGTCCCCGGCGGTAATAGGCTCGCTTCATGACCGGCCCAGTCCAGTCGATCGAACGGGCGGCGGCGATTCTGCGCCTGCTCGCCGGCGGGCCCCGTCGCCTCGGGCTCGGCGAGGTCGCTGCCTCACTGGGGCTGGCCAAGGGCACCGCCCACGGCATCCTGCGCACGCTCCAGCACGTGGACTTCGTGGAACAGGACGCGGCGACCGGGAAATACCAGCTCGGAGCCGCTCTGCTGCACCTCGGCACCAGCTACCTGGACGTCAACGAACTGCGCTCGCGCTCCCTCAACTGGGCCGATGCCCTCGCCGCCCGCAGCGGAGAGGCGGTTCGCCTGGGCACGCCCCTGGAGGGCAGCGTGCTCATCGTGCACCACGTCTTCCGGCCGGACGACACCTTCCAGACCCTGGACGTGGGCTCGCTGCTG comes from Streptomyces sp. FXJ1.172 and encodes:
- a CDS encoding IclR family transcriptional regulator; its protein translation is MGAQDGPTLITSVQRAFRLLEAVSAHENGAPAKLLARETELPLATAYHLLRTLVHDGYVRKLPDGGFVLGDKLVSLHSAGRTQTLLSRVRPALAALRDELSTATYLTFYEDGEIRVAEIVDSPRTPRVDLWVGFEDAGHATALGKTVLREMDEAARRDYLSRHHLADLTPRTITSVPELLRRIESSALAPAVTDLEEYALGTVCVAVPVYSGDTLGSLGVSLPVERQALLQEIRARLLPIASRVTRSLSLTI
- a CDS encoding IclR family transcriptional regulator, with amino-acid sequence MTGPVQSIERAAAILRLLAGGPRRLGLGEVAASLGLAKGTAHGILRTLQHVDFVEQDAATGKYQLGAALLHLGTSYLDVNELRSRSLNWADALAARSGEAVRLGTPLEGSVLIVHHVFRPDDTFQTLDVGSLLPLHASSLGKVLLAYGTATIEPGKEPGLEAYTRHTLVDRDQLDRALAQVRELGWAAETQEMSMGEAGLAAPIRGHGGLVVGAIGLSGPVERICDSQGRPRPSLITLIREAARAISRDLGAARW
- a CDS encoding PP2C family protein-serine/threonine phosphatase — its product is MCVLPVVVLAVVVFLDIVGGSWLPLLAAGPALAAATNGPRGVLGVGLLAATLGALLGHVSGAPTGEPAAVLTALLAVTAASGLASALRGRRERVLAAVRSVAETAQHALLQPVPETVGPFQVAVRYSAAAAEARIGGDLYALVPTPHGVRLIVGDVRGKGLPAVETAALVLGVFREAAYDEPDLLAVVGRIERSLARNLGADDFVTAVVAGYPRSGHLEVVNCGHAPPLLISARGDVTAVEATHPAPPLGLRSLAGQAPRLQHLPFAVGDQLLLYTDGVTEARDHAREFYPLAAGVARHVSDDPARTLSAVHEELLAHVGGRLHDDAALLLLRKQTADEQVPALPRMEAAL
- a CDS encoding carboxylate-amine ligase, coding for MTGPLLTVGVEEEFLLVDPHSRLLVPMAVPVIAAAQDKLGDLVAPELTCYQVETRTEPHRDLRALAEQLYANRLCLSRAAAAHGAGLVSSGTPVLAPAGAPPLMPGRRYERSARSFGALDEEQVCCACHVHVGMDSREEAVQVSNHLRRWIAVLIAVAANSPLWGGRDTGHASWRTVCWARWPAAGPPPHFESAGHYDDLVATLIGTGVVLDAGGIYWDIRPSHHLPTLEVRLADAGLTVDDTLLITALVRAAAAVALAEVRAGRTAPQPEPHLLRAASWRSAHDGLTGTVLDPLSREPAPSSRQIRSLLAWLRPALAWNGDTTLVDSLLSRLHLHGTGAVRQRAALRRRQRPADTVDYLLARTLTAPGSHHH
- a CDS encoding ATP-binding protein, encoding MAAQLNTLLRAAYEHVCPVAPVAGAVSAVRRSVAAVLAEWSVSPAIVEDALLVVSELVTNAIMHACPPAVLRLSWVPGDGARIEVTDAGPALPVGQLLAGTDPDEHGRGQTIVHALATRHGIRVHAGGVTRWADLAAD